The sequence CCAATAACTGTGCCCGAACCAACAATTACATTATTGCCTATCACACAATCGTCTAAAATGATAACACCCGGATAAATAGTCGTGTTTTCACCTATTTTCACTCTTAATCCAATATATACATTAGGATATATAAACACATTATTACCAACAGAGGCCCCATCGCTAACGATACTGAAAGTACCAACATGCACATTTGTGCCCAATTTGGCTCCTGAAGCAATCACCGCATTTTTTTCCACCTGATGACCATTGGCAGCACTTCCATTCATCATTTTATACTGGTCTAATACCTTCGCAATGCTGGTATAAGCGTCTTTTACTCTGATGATAGTAGCATTAACCGGTTGGTCAAATACCTGATCCTCGTTCACAATTAAAACAGATGCCCCAGTAGTGTAGGCATAGGATACATATTTGGGATTGGCAAGAAAACAAACATCGCCCTCAATTCCTTCCTCGATTTTAGCGGGTTTGTGCACTTTTACCAACGGATTGCCCTCCAGTGTACCTTGTAAAAAGTCGCAAAGCTCGCGTGCAGTAAACTCCATTCGGTCAATTTTCTTTCGGGTAGCAAATATAATGCTTTACAACGGTATCAGCCAAAGCAGCAAGGTTGAGATGGTCGCTGGCATGGGTCACATCTGTAACCTTCCCTGACCGCAACTTGATATTGATATTATTGGCCTCCAAATTATAAGCACTGTTGGTGGTTACATCATTAAATACATAATACTGCAAATCGAATTCATCCTCAATATTATAGGCTGCTTTTACAGAAGTGGTAATTTTATTGATTTTCTGGGCAGAAATAGGCTCATTTTCAAGCTCAATTCTGAATAATTTTCTGTTTATAATGCCATAACTCAAAAACGAAAGCACCTTATCATCACAAAATTGCCACTCTTTTAATGAGGCATAAATGTCCATATCATCAAGACGTGCATATCTGTCCAACATGTCACGATCGCTGTTGAAATCTTTTAATTCGACATCGTGATAAAGAAAAAAATGCAAAGCAGGGGTCGCAAAAAGTGAAGTTCCACTCTTTGCAAGATATTTTGCCCGTTTCAGGGTTTTAATGAGCATTTGCTCCGCACAAATCACGGTTTTGTGTAAATAAACCTGCCAGTACATCACCCTTCTGGCAATTATAAATTTTTCTACCGAATAAATGCCTTTATGTTCAATAACTAGTTCATCATCTTCAACATCCATCATCTCTATTAACCGGTCATAACCGATTACACCCTCATGAACACCGGTAAAGTAGCTGTCCCGCGTTAAATAATCAAGTCGGTCGACGTCCAGCTGACTGGAGACCAATTGATGTAAAAATCGTTTGTGATAGGTATTGGTGAAAATGTCAATAGCGAGACTTAAACGGTTGTTGAGTTCAATATTCAGTTGTTTCATGAACAAAATAGACATCTCTTCATGGTGCACATTGGTGAGGATGGTTTTTTCAAGGGCATGTGAGAACGGACCATGACCGATATCGTGCAATAAAATTGCGATCGTAACTGCTTCTGCTTCCTTTTCAGTAATTTCTTTACCCTTTGAACGCAACACATGAATAGCTTTACCCATTAAATGCATAGCACCGAGGGCATGGTGAAAACGTGTATGCATAGCACCCGGGTATACCAAATGACTAAGCCCCAACTGCTGTATACGACGGAGACGCTGAAACCAGGGATGTTCAACAATATCGAATATTATTTCGTAGGGAATGGTAATAAAACCGTAAACCGGATCGTTTATAATTTTTCTTTTATTCAAAACCTTTTGTTTATTGTCAGTTTTTACTTACCTTAAAGTGTAGCAAAGCAGATATACATCTATCTTTGTTTTTTATTTGAACGTTGCAAAATTACTTTATTTATGAAGAATGATATAACCATTTTATGGGCTGATGATGAGATTGATTTATTAAAACCGCAAATCCTGTTTTTAGAAGAAAAGGGTTATGATGTAGTTGCGGTAAGTAATGGGCAGGATGCCATTGACAAATGTATTGATCCAAAGCTGGATTTAATATTTCTTGATGAAGGGATGCCGGGACTATCGGGATTGGAGACACTTCAACTGATTAAGGAAAAACGCCCTGCCATACCGATTGTTATGATTACCAAAAACGAAACTGAGGGTTTAATGGAAGAGGCAATTGGTTCACAAATCAGTGATTATTTAATTAAACCGGTTAAATCGCAGCAGATATTGCTTACGGTTAAAAAAATTATTGATAATAAACGTTTGGTTTCAGAAAAAACAGACAGTAATTATCAGAAAGAATTTCAGAAAATATTTTTCACTTTACAGGATACACTTGATTCGGAACAGTGGTTTGATATATATAAAAAACTGATTCACTGGGAAATACAACTGGATAAAACCGGTGCCACAAACATGAAGGATGTTTTAACTTCCCAGAAGGCAGAAGCGAATGTTGAGTTTGGAAAATTTATTGATAAAAATTATTTGAACTGGGTAAATGGAAAAACCAAAGGCCCGGTAATGTCGCATAATTTATTACAGGAAAAAGTATTTCCATTAATGACAGATAAAGTGCCGACATTTTTTGTATTAATTGATAATTTGCGGTTCGACCAATGGAAAATAATTGAACCGATGATTACCGAGTTATTTAAATTAAAATCAGAAGATTATTTCTACAGCATTTTACCTACTGCCACACAATATGCACGTAACGCCATTTTCGCCGGCATGATGCCGAGTGAAATCGAAAAACGTTTACCCTCATTATGGTTGAACGATGAAGATGAAGGCGGAAAAAATATGCAGGAACCTGAATTTTTAAAAGATCAGATTATCAGAAATCGGTTAAACTTTAAATACACATATCACAAAATATTAAATCACGCTGAAGGGAAACAATTAGAAGAAAACATTCTCAATTTAATGACGAGTGATTTTAATGCAATTGTTTACAATTTTGTCGATATGCTATCGCACGCGCGAACAGAAATGGAAGTGTTGAAAGAGTTGGCGAGTGATGAAACGGCTTATCGTTCGTTAACACGTTCGTGGTTTGATCATTCACCTTTGCATAATGCTTTGCGCAAACTTGCAACTAAAAAAGTGCGCGTAATTATTACAACCGATCACGGAACTATTCGTGTAAATACACCAAGTAAAGTTGTGGCGGACAGAAATGCAACAACTAACCTTCGTTATAAAAGCGGTAAAAATTTACAGTATAACAAAAAGGATGTTTTTGAGGTTAAAAATCCGGGTGAAGCAGGGTTACCAAAACAACATATCAGCAGCACCTTTATTTTTGCAAAAGAAGATTGTTTTTTTGCATATCCAAACAATTATAATTACTACGTAAATTATTTTAAAAATACGTTTCAGCACGGTGGTGTCAGTTTAGAAGAGATGATAGTACCGTTTGCTGTTTTTGAGAACTTTTAACGTAACTGCGGCATCCATCTGGATGATTTACAGACAAATTGAAATAATCATGGTAAAACGCCATGATTATTTTATTTTTGCAGGGTGGAACAAACATGGATTATAGATAATGTTGATGGCTTACCCGAAATTGCGCAGGCTATTTTACATGCCATCTCCCCCAAAAAAAATATTGCTTTTTATGGACAAATGGGTGCAGGTAAAACCACTACTGTTAAAGCATTGTGTTCGGCATTGGGTGTAACGGAAACCACCTCCTCTCCCACTTTTGCAATTGTAAATACCTATATCGGAAATTCTACCATTTATCATTTTGACTTATTTCGTATTCAGAAAACGGAAGAACTGGAAGGTATTGGATTTCTTGAATATCTTGAAACCAATAATTATGTATTTATTGAATGGCCGGAGCTGGTGGAAGAAATTTTAGATGAATATGAATTTGCAAGAATAAAAATTACAACATTAGATGCAAATTCCCGGAAATTACATCTTACCTGGTAATAAAAAAATATTTATGCAATCGAAAATATTACTCCGGCAAATCAGAATACTTATTTTATTTTTTATGTTCGGTTTATTATTTGCGGGCATTACTGCAATTCCGTTGTTAGCCGAATTAAAATGGCTAATGGCACATGAACAATATTTTCCGGGTTGGTTAAATGGATGGATAAAAAATGTGTATTCGGGTTTATCTGCAACTAATGCTGCGTATCCGTATATTATTTATGGTATCGACTGGTTGGCGTATGCACATGTAATTATTGCAATTTTATTTATTGGTGTATATCGCAATCCGATAAAAAATATCTGGATTATAGAATGGGCAATGTGGAGTTGTGCAATTATTTTTCCGGTTGCATTTATTTTCGGTCCGGTTCGGGGCATTCCTTTTTACCATCAGATAATAGATTGCAGTTTTGGTGTAATTGGCATTTTGGTTTTATACTTCACACGTAAAAAAATATTACGACTACAGGCACTAACAAATGCAGAAAAATAAAATTATTGTATCTTTAAAACATGAGTGAGCAGACGCCTAAATCTATCATATCAGAACTGGCTGCGGCTGCCGGTTTGCAAACGTTGGAAAAATACGCAGAGGTTGACAATAAAAAACAGCGATTATTTATTGGCATTCCGCGAGAAATTGCATTTCAGGAAAACCGTGTGCCATTAACGCCGGATAGTGTTGAAACCCTTGTAGCGCAGGGGCACCGTATTGTAATTGAATCGAAAGCTGGTGATGGCGCAAGGTTCAGCGATAAAGATTACAGTGAAGCCGGCGCACAAATTTATTACGACCGCAAGCAGGTTTTTGAGGCGGATATTATTTTAAAAGTAACTCCCCCTACTGAAGATGAAATGGCCTTATTTAAACATGGTCAGGTTTTAATTTCACCACTGCATTTACCTACTTTAAAAAAGGAAATTATACATGAGTTATCTAAAAAACAGGTAACGGCATTGGCATTTGAATATATTAAAGATGAAAGTAATACTTATGCATTTGTTCGTTGCATGAGTGAAATTGCGGGCAGCAGTGCCATATTAATAGCCAGTGAATTGTTGGCAGATGCTGTTCATGGTCGCGGCTATTTGTTGGGCGGATTATCGGGTATTCCGCCAACACAGGTGCTTATTTTAGGAGCAGGTGTAGTTGGTGAGTTTGCCACCCGCGCTGCATTAGGTTTAGGTGCTACCGTAAAAATTTACGACAACAACGTATATAAATTATCGCGTTTACAAAATAATATCGGTGAACGGTTTTACACTTCAGTTATTAATAACCGACGTTTGTTAAATGATATTCGTACTGCAGATGTTGTGGTTGGTGCCATTCATTCAGAAAATGGCCGGTCGCCGGTAATTGTTACGGAGGCTATGGTTCAGGAGATGAAAGCCGGCAGTGTGATTATAGATGTGAGTATCGACCAGGGTGGATGTATTGAAACCAGTGAAGTTACCACGCATGATCAGCCTACCTTTATTAAACATGATGTAATTCACTATTGTGTGCCCAATATCGCTTCGCGGGTTGCGAGAACAGCGAGTTATGCGATTAGTAATATAACGGCGAGCACGTTAATGCAGTTTAATGAGT comes from Bacteroidota bacterium and encodes:
- the tsaE gene encoding tRNA (adenosine(37)-N6)-threonylcarbamoyltransferase complex ATPase subunit type 1 TsaE encodes the protein MIDNVDGLPEIAQAILHAISPKKNIAFYGQMGAGKTTTVKALCSALGVTETTSSPTFAIVNTYIGNSTIYHFDLFRIQKTEELEGIGFLEYLETNNYVFIEWPELVEEILDEYEFARIKITTLDANSRKLHLTW
- a CDS encoding HD domain-containing protein — translated: MNKRKIINDPVYGFITIPYEIIFDIVEHPWFQRLRRIQQLGLSHLVYPGAMHTRFHHALGAMHLMGKAIHVLRSKGKEITEKEAEAVTIAILLHDIGHGPFSHALEKTILTNVHHEEMSILFMKQLNIELNNRLSLAIDIFTNTYHKRFLHQLVSSQLDVDRLDYLTRDSYFTGVHEGVIGYDRLIEMMDVEDDELVIEHKGIYSVEKFIIARRVMYWQVYLHKTVICAEQMLIKTLKRAKYLAKSGTSLFATPALHFFLYHDVELKDFNSDRDMLDRYARLDDMDIYASLKEWQFCDDKVLSFLSYGIINRKLFRIELENEPISAQKINKITTSVKAAYNIEDEFDLQYYVFNDVTTNSAYNLEANNINIKLRSGKVTDVTHASDHLNLAALADTVVKHYICYPKEN
- the lpxD gene encoding UDP-3-O-(3-hydroxymyristoyl)glucosamine N-acyltransferase, which encodes MEFTARELCDFLQGTLEGNPLVKVHKPAKIEEGIEGDVCFLANPKYVSYAYTTGASVLIVNEDQVFDQPVNATIIRVKDAYTSIAKVLDQYKMMNGSAANGHQVEKNAVIASGAKLGTNVHVGTFSIVSDGASVGNNVFIYPNVYIGLRVKIGENTTIYPGVIILDDCVIGNNVIVGSGTVIGSDGFGFAPQADGTYKKVAQTGNVVIEDLVEIGANTTIDRATMGSTIIRKGAKLDNLIQIAHNVEIGENTVIAAQSGISGSTKIGKNCVVGGQVGIVGHLTIADGTRINAQSGVSKTIKATNQAVTGSPAFDYAASMRSQVIFRKLPELMEKIEQLESKIKELDNK
- a CDS encoding PglZ domain-containing protein; this translates as MKNDITILWADDEIDLLKPQILFLEEKGYDVVAVSNGQDAIDKCIDPKLDLIFLDEGMPGLSGLETLQLIKEKRPAIPIVMITKNETEGLMEEAIGSQISDYLIKPVKSQQILLTVKKIIDNKRLVSEKTDSNYQKEFQKIFFTLQDTLDSEQWFDIYKKLIHWEIQLDKTGATNMKDVLTSQKAEANVEFGKFIDKNYLNWVNGKTKGPVMSHNLLQEKVFPLMTDKVPTFFVLIDNLRFDQWKIIEPMITELFKLKSEDYFYSILPTATQYARNAIFAGMMPSEIEKRLPSLWLNDEDEGGKNMQEPEFLKDQIIRNRLNFKYTYHKILNHAEGKQLEENILNLMTSDFNAIVYNFVDMLSHARTEMEVLKELASDETAYRSLTRSWFDHSPLHNALRKLATKKVRVIITTDHGTIRVNTPSKVVADRNATTNLRYKSGKNLQYNKKDVFEVKNPGEAGLPKQHISSTFIFAKEDCFFAYPNNYNYYVNYFKNTFQHGGVSLEEMIVPFAVFENF
- a CDS encoding alanine dehydrogenase; protein product: MSEQTPKSIISELAAAAGLQTLEKYAEVDNKKQRLFIGIPREIAFQENRVPLTPDSVETLVAQGHRIVIESKAGDGARFSDKDYSEAGAQIYYDRKQVFEADIILKVTPPTEDEMALFKHGQVLISPLHLPTLKKEIIHELSKKQVTALAFEYIKDESNTYAFVRCMSEIAGSSAILIASELLADAVHGRGYLLGGLSGIPPTQVLILGAGVVGEFATRAALGLGATVKIYDNNVYKLSRLQNNIGERFYTSVINNRRLLNDIRTADVVVGAIHSENGRSPVIVTEAMVQEMKAGSVIIDVSIDQGGCIETSEVTTHDQPTFIKHDVIHYCVPNIASRVARTASYAISNITASTLMQFNEYGGLENLIRILPGVRHGVYIYKGHLTNQYLGQKMGLKFTDINLLITSSM